ACAATGTGGGATGTAATGAGGACAGTCTTTTTCCGCTCCTTCACATAGAAGTTCAGATGATCAAGAAACAGCCTGCGGTAGCCCGCATCAAGCCCCATGGAGAAATCATCCAGTATCAGCACATCTGCGTTCTGCGCCATAAGAACAGCCAGAGCCACCTGAGAACGCTGACCGCAGGACATATGCTTTATTTTATGCCTGCGGCTGAGGCCGAGCTTTTTCATGAGATAGTCAAAAATTTCCACATCCCATTGAGGATAAAAGCTTTTATAAAACTTTTCCGTTTGGTTTATGTTCATGAACTCGTAGCACAGATGCCCCTCATGCAGGAGGCCGATGCGCCTTTTCCCTTCCGGGGAAAGGCTGTGCGCAGCCTCCCCCAGAACAAGGCATTTACCCTTATCAGGCGCGAGAAAACCCATCATTATGTTGATGGTGGTCGTCTTTCCCGCGCCGTTCTTGCCGAGGAGACCGAAGGTTTTCCCCTTTTCCACAGTGAAGCTTACCCCGTGGAGCACTTTGTTCTTCCCGTAGGAATGCTCAAGATTCTCTATGCTTATGATCTTATCAGAATTCATAAGCCACCCCCGCCCAGAACTGACGTCCGAGTTCGTATTCTGTTGCAGTGCCGGAGGATTCATCGGATTTTCCTATTTTGTTTTTGGTATCAAAAACATTGTAGACTTCAACATTAAAAGTCACCTTCTGCTTGCCCTTAAGGGGCTGCACCCACGCCACAGAGCAGTCAAGGGTGTAGGAAACATCCCTCTTTTTTTCTTCATATTTATCAGCGTAGTTGTAAATAGGTTCTCCGGAACCGGGATCATATTCTCCGGTGTGTTCAACGGGATAATTGTCATCCACAAGCACTATCTGCCTGTATGCCCCTCTGAAATTAAAAACAGGGGAGATAACAAGCCTTTCGAAAAATGTTCCGGTGTAGGCGATATTGAAAACAATGGGTCTGTTGAAATTATCCTTCGGCTTGTCTTTAACCTGTATAATCTTTCCGTTGTAGACGATTAACTTCTCAAGGTCTTCCAGATCGTATTCATCGTTATAGGAGTCATTTGATGTCTCCGATTCCTGCCACATTGCATTAAACATCACACTGTGGTTTTTCCACGCTCTGTTCCATTTAAGCTGAACTGACCTGTATGTGCTTTCACCGTTATTGTTCAGATAATAGTGAAAATAACCGTCCGCCTGTGCATCTGTTCGTGTTGTGGCAAAATCATCCTTCCCATGCCTTTCAATATACTGCAGGCTGAGCAGACCGCCGAACAGTTCCTGATCCGCCCCGACAGAG
The genomic region above belongs to Geovibrio ferrireducens and contains:
- a CDS encoding ABC transporter ATP-binding protein, with the protein product MNSDKIISIENLEHSYGKNKVLHGVSFTVEKGKTFGLLGKNGAGKTTTINIMMGFLAPDKGKCLVLGEAAHSLSPEGKRRIGLLHEGHLCYEFMNINQTEKFYKSFYPQWDVEIFDYLMKKLGLSRRHKIKHMSCGQRSQVALAVLMAQNADVLILDDFSMGLDAGYRRLFLDHLNFYVKERKKTVLITSHIVQDLERFVDDALIIDKGRVLRSAPLSELKDGLYGYRVKCAQDLTPLEAEAEIRDVSHTSAGYEIISDIPPKDAPSYFTSKTGVDINPEYFDITLEDAFIALTGKY